Proteins from a single region of Salvelinus fontinalis isolate EN_2023a unplaced genomic scaffold, ASM2944872v1 scaffold_0059, whole genome shotgun sequence:
- the LOC129842666 gene encoding probable ATP-dependent RNA helicase DDX46 produces MENWKEELEKIKRERDEIMKSRKEKEEMERKIEEEWEKRRKDELEKRRKRRGRERELKEKVEEQARERERELKEKVDEQARGRERELKEKVEEQARERERELKEKVEEQARGRERELKEKVEERARERERELKEKVEEQARGRERELKEKVEEQARERERELKEKVEEQARGRERELKEKVEVQARGRERELKEKVEEQARERERELESRHVTNTETRRYWGNRKREVTPNSAIERRREEEREEIKRRREEMERKRREEGEDMEEKVTVKPLVNCLQSTPTPTPQQQPTEPQNGGPALFTRIPSFHLTEEGAILSQLSELEAKPAQKVVNTCKSHTSQFCHRINSIGEKTTSSSLPSSSSQSELRVVLLGRSGSGKSAAGNIILGRQEFVSRPDITTAVTQDCQKSRALVAGRRVAVVDTPDWFRSEHPPDVVRSQLSSCVALSAPGPHAFILCVPVDQPAQAELQALGALEKVFGPGAVRTHTLVLFTHTDRLKASGKVGVEGVEKYISSQRRDLLELVKRCGDRYHVMERGSGGEEEEEERRSVGELLEKVEQTVREGGGECFSCPLFQEAEDRVRQRQKEIVRERRGRGEEVKRQALHSYSMQPLRETEEEVDEEEIERTREEAEKSVSALELENLPSLSSSSAWSSSLLRSVWEKVGAGASKVASKVPKLTAGGALLGGVVGVFFGGPIGGAIGATAGSVVTEVGRRRFSKTKNSAEETDATGRVEGEILDKVLKTE; encoded by the exons ATGGAAAACTGGAAGGAAGAGCTggagaagataaagagagagagggatgagataaTGAAGAGCaggaaagagaaggaagagatggagagaaaaatagaggaagagtgggagaagagaagaaaagatGAGCtggagaagagaaggaagagaagggggagagagagggaactgaaGGAGAAGGTGGAAGAacaagcgagggagagagagagggaactgaaGGAGAAGGTGGACGAacaagcgagggggagagagagggaactgaaGGAGAAGGTGGAAGAacaagcgagggagagagagagggaactgaaGGAGAAGGTGGAAGAacaagcgagggggagagagagggaactgaaGGAGAAGGTGGAAGaacgagcgagggagagagagagggaactgaaGGAGAAGGTGGAAGAacaagcgagggggagagagagggaactgaaGGAGAAGGTGGAAGAacaagcgagggagagagagagggaactgaaGGAGAAGGTGGAAGAacaagcgagggggagagagagggaactgaaGGAGAAGGTGGAAGTacaagcgagggggagagagagggaactgaaGGAGAAGGTGGAAGAacaagcgagggagagagagagggaactggaATCTAGACATGTCACCAACACAGAGACACGCAGATATTGGGGAAACAGGAAAAGAGAGGTTACACCTAACTCTGctatagagagaagaagagaggaagagagggaagagatcaagaggagaagggaagagatggagaggaaaagaagggaagagggggaagataTGGAAGAGAAAGTGACTGTGAAACCCTTGGTTAACTGTCTTcaatcaacaccaacaccaacaccacagcaGCAGCCAACAGAGCCCCAGAATGGTGGTCCAGCACTGTTCACGAGGATCCCTAGTTTCCATCTGACTGAAG AGGGCGCTATACTCTCACAGCTGTCCGAACTCGAAGCAAAACCAGCCCAGAAAGTTGTTAATACCTGTAAGTCACATACTTCTCAGT TCTGCCACAGAATCAACAGCATTGGAGAGAAGACAACCTCCTCCTctttaccctcctcctcctcccagtcaGAGTTGCGTGTGGTTCTGCTgggtaggtcagggtcagggaagAGTGCAGCAGGTAATATCATACTGGGTCGGCAGGAGTTTGTGTCTCGACCAGACATTACCACAGCCGTCACTCAGGACTGTCAGAAGAGCAGGGCCCTCGTCGCCGGGAGACGG gtGGCAGTGGTGGACACTCCAGACTGGTTCCGCTCCGAGCACCCTCCAGACGTGGTCCGTTCCCAGCTGTCGTCCTGTGTGGCCCTCTCGGCCCCTGGCCCCCACGCCTTCATCCTCTGTGTCCCCGTGGACCAACCAGCCCAGGCAGAGCTACAGGCTCTAGGGGCCCTAGAGAAAGTCTTTGGTCCCGGGGCGGTCCGGACCCACACCCTGGTCCTCTTCACTCACACCGATCGGTTGAAGGCGAGCGGGAAAGTGGGAGTGGAAGGAGTGGAGAAGTATATTTCCAGCCAGAGGAGAGATTTGTTGGAGTTGGTTAAACGATGTGGGGATCGGTATCatgtgatggagagagggagcggaggagaagaggaggaggaggagaggaggagtgtgggGGAGTTATTGGAGAAGGTGGAGCAgacggtgagagagggaggaggagagtgttTCTCCTGTCCGCTCTTCCAGGAGGCGGAGGATagggtgagacagagacagaaggagatagtgagggagaggagaggaagaggagaggaggtgaagagaCAAGCGCTTCATTCCTACTCCATGCAGCccttgagagagacagaggaagaggtggatgaggaggagatagagagaacgagagaggaggCGGAGAAGAGCGTGAGCGCCCTGGAATTGGAaaatcttccctctctctcgtcctcctctGCATGGTCTTCGTCGCTCCTTCGCTCGGTGTGGGAGAAGGTGGGGGCGGGAGCGAGTAAGGTAGCGAGTAAGGTCCCCAAGCTGACGGCTGGAGGTGCGCTGCTGGGTGGGGTGGTGGGCGTGTTCTTTGGAGGGCCCATAGGGGGCGCTATAGGGGCCACTGCTGGATCTGTGGTCACTGAGGTGGGGAGAAGGAGGTTTAGCAAGACAAAGAACTCAGCAGAAGAGACAGACGCCAcagggagagtagagggagaaaTCTTGGACAAAGTGTTGAAAACTGAGTGA
- the LOC129842656 gene encoding HMG domain-containing protein 4-like isoform X1 produces the protein MEGEVGLVTSRSQREKKRSYKDFLREEEEDEDDDLVADAEQLVVKERKCKKSYKKERRHSGDHTHPHSWTNGSAGPELYVLSHHQYDHQTCESPDEWLTEGERIEESRDESTMPSFWMYMDDQQNEIRAEASTASCSFMTPDTTDSPMLTGPEVDPVNAAAHLQLLGESLSHIGHRLQGTKEMMAVSGSLSVLLDSLLCALAPLACLTSLVPELRSCPSHSHTLVRLTHTHTHTHTHW, from the exons atggagggagaggtgggcctTGTGACCAGCCGCAGTCAGAGGGAGAAGAAAAGATCCTACAAAGATttcctgagagaggaggaggaggatgaggatgatgacCTAGTGGCGGACGCGGAACAACTTGTTGTCAAAGAACGCAAATGCAAGAAGTCAtacaagaaggagaggagacattcAG GTGACCACACCCACCCCCACAGTTGGACCAATGGCAGTGCAGGACCAGAGTTGTATGTTCTCTCCCATCACCAGTACGACCACCAGACCTGTGAATCACCAGACGAATGGTtaacagagggggagagaattGAGGAA AGTAGGGATGAGTCTACCATGCCATCGTTCTGGATGTACATGGACGACCAGCAGAACGAGATAAGAGCGGAGGCCTCTACAGCTAGTTGCAGTTTCATGACCCCTGATACCACAGACTCACCCATGTTGACAGGGCCTGAGGTAGACCCAGTGAACGCGGCGGCCCACCTACAGCTGCTGGGGGAATCGCTGTCTCACATTGGCCACCGGCTTCAGGGAACTAAG gagatgATGGCAGTGTCAGGTAgtctgtctgtgttactggaCTCTCTACTGTGTGCCCTGGCTCCCCTGGCCTGTCTCACCTCTCTGGTCCCCGAGCTACGCAGCTGCccttcacactcacacacactggtgaggcttacacacacacacacacacacacacacacactggtga
- the LOC129842655 gene encoding heme oxygenase-like yields the protein MLAYQRGNVSLTQYKLLLCSLYEIYQALEEALDNNSNHPSVAPIYFPLELARLESVERDLEHFYGQDWREKIVVPAATKIYAHRLRQIGKDNPEYLVAHAYTRYLGDLSGGQVLGRITQKSLGLKGGEGLSFFSFPGVSSPNLFKQLYRSRMNSIELEEEERKGMLEEAVRAFELNIQVFDDLQKMVSVTERESELMHTTTRNRCTRHTSTHSKLADGEKLTARSLQIQTSLVDASPLFRMVLGICVALATVGMGIYAF from the exons ATGCTGGCCTACCAGAGAGGAAACGTCAGTCTGACACAGTACAAG CTTCTCCTGTGCTCCCTCTATGAGATCTATCAAGCACTAGAGGAAGCTCTGGACAACAACTCCAACCACCCGAGTGTCGCGCCTATATACTTCCCCCTGGAACTAGCACGGCTGGAGTCAGTGGAGAGAGACCTGGAGCATTTCTATGGgcaggactggagagagaagatTGTTGTACCGGCTGCCACTAAAATATATGCCCATAGACTCAGACAG aTCGGCAAAGACAACCCTGAGTACCTAGTGGCCCACGCATACACCCGCTACCTCGGCGACCTATCTGGCGGACAAGTCCTTGGCCGCATTACCCAGAAGTCTCTGGGGCTGAAGGGTGGCGAGGGTCTGTCGTTCTTTTCCTTCCCGGGCGTGAGCAGCCCCAACCTGTTCAAACAGCTGTACAGGAGTAGAATGAACAGCAtagagctggaggaggaggagaggaaaggaatgcTGGAGGAGGCTGTCAGAGCCTTCGAGTTGAACAtccag GTCTTTGACGATCTTCAGAAGATGGTGTctgtgacagagagggaaagTGAGCTCATGCATACGACAACCAGAAATAGATGCACAAGACACACGTCGACACACTCCAAACTGGCTGATG GAGAGAAACTGACGGCTAGATCCCTTCAGATCCAGACCAGTCTGGTCGACGCATCACCCCTCTTCAGAATGGTGCTGGGGATCTGTGTAGCCCTGGCAACGGTTGGCATGGGAATCTATGCTTTCTAA
- the LOC129842656 gene encoding HMG domain-containing protein 4-like isoform X2 — protein MQEVIQEGEETFRFGTRIHSDHTHPHSWTNGSAGPELYVLSHHQYDHQTCESPDEWLTEGERIEESRDESTMPSFWMYMDDQQNEIRAEASTASCSFMTPDTTDSPMLTGPEVDPVNAAAHLQLLGESLSHIGHRLQGTKEMMAVSGSLSVLLDSLLCALAPLACLTSLVPELRSCPSHSHTLVRLTHTHTHTHTHW, from the exons ATGCAAGAAGTCAtacaagaaggagaggagacattcAGGTTTGGAACGCGGATACATA GTGACCACACCCACCCCCACAGTTGGACCAATGGCAGTGCAGGACCAGAGTTGTATGTTCTCTCCCATCACCAGTACGACCACCAGACCTGTGAATCACCAGACGAATGGTtaacagagggggagagaattGAGGAA AGTAGGGATGAGTCTACCATGCCATCGTTCTGGATGTACATGGACGACCAGCAGAACGAGATAAGAGCGGAGGCCTCTACAGCTAGTTGCAGTTTCATGACCCCTGATACCACAGACTCACCCATGTTGACAGGGCCTGAGGTAGACCCAGTGAACGCGGCGGCCCACCTACAGCTGCTGGGGGAATCGCTGTCTCACATTGGCCACCGGCTTCAGGGAACTAAG gagatgATGGCAGTGTCAGGTAgtctgtctgtgttactggaCTCTCTACTGTGTGCCCTGGCTCCCCTGGCCTGTCTCACCTCTCTGGTCCCCGAGCTACGCAGCTGCccttcacactcacacacactggtgaggcttacacacacacacacacacacacacacacactggtga
- the LOC129842667 gene encoding GTPase IMAP family member 7-like gives MEAGVRKETERALELAAQGPHAFLLLVPVGQFTEVERRVPAEMEEVFGEGVLKHTLVLFTCGDYLMGRGAGQYLEGEDPGLREVIDRCGGQYHVINNRRPQDREQVRELLEKVENMVQKNRGCYIRQNTLQREMEEQARGRERELKEKVDEQARGRERELKEKVDEQARGRERELKEKVEEQARGRERELKEKVEEQARGRERELKEKVEEQARGRERRHADIVEARKERLHLTLL, from the exons ATGGAGGCTGGGgtgaggaaggagacagagagggcacTTGAGCTGGCTGCCCAGGGGCCACACGCCTTCCTGCTGCTGGTTCCTGTCGGCCAGTTCACTGAG GTGGAGCGCAGAGTGCCCGCTGAGATGGAGGAGGTGTTTGGGGAGGGGGTGTTGAAACACACCCTGGTGCTGTTCACCTGTGGTGACTACCTGATGGGCCGGGGGGCGGGACAGTACCTGGAGGgagaggaccctgggctcagggAGGTGATTGACAGGTGTGGGGGCCAATACCATGTCATCAACAACCGCCGACCGCAGGACAGGGAGCAGGTCAGGGAGCTGCTGGAGAAG GTGGAGAACATGGTACAAAAGAACAGAGGATGCTACATACGACAAAacaccctgcagagagagatggaagaacaagcgagggggagagagagggaactgaaGGAGAAGGTGGACGAacaagcgagggggagagagagggaactgaaGGAGAAGGTGGACGAacaagcgagggggagagagagggaactgaaGGAGAAGGTGGAAGAacaagcgagggggagagagagggaactgaaGGAGAAGGTGGAAGAacaagcgagggggagagagagggaactgaaGGAGAAGGTGGAAGAacaagcgagggggagagagagg AGGCACGCAGATATTGTGGAAGCCAGAAAAGAGAGGTtacatctaactctgctatag